Genomic DNA from Meleagris gallopavo isolate NT-WF06-2002-E0010 breed Aviagen turkey brand Nicholas breeding stock unplaced genomic scaffold, Turkey_5.1 ChrUn_random_7180001921871, whole genome shotgun sequence:
TATTGTCTGCTATTTTGAAGAAGTTCATCTTGTTTCAGTAAGATGTGAAATTTTGTATGCAATGTAATGACTATATTTTGGCCTCATTTTGATATAACATTGAAGCAGTGCTTTTTCTTAGAATCAGCACCCCCCAAGAGCACAAGGAAGTTACTGAATATCACTGTGTCACAGTTCCACAGACCGCTTGATAGCTGGAGCTTAGCTTTCAAAACATCTTCAGATAATGTTGCTGCAAATAAATTAGGGTTTGCTGCTCATCCTCTCCTCAGCTTCTGACTGATGCTCAGAGAGATGAGTGCCAATCCCAAACATTTAAAGGTCACAAGCTTGGTTAGAAATCATGAGacatttaaagaataaaatctgtgtgctttttatttttctgctttatgggTTTGGATGTCTGCTTGTGTTTACAGTCTGTGGTTACATTTTCAGGCTTTCCTTTACAGTATGAAAGGTACAGGCACAAGTGGCAGGGTTGAGCACAGAAATTGCTCCTTAATCATTGTATGCTAGAAGCTGCTCTTTTAGGCAAACCATTCCACCAGAAGTTGGGGTGTAGGGGGAAGTTAGTGAGGGGGcacactcagtgctgctgccaaatGTTTTGAGGAATTTACtgataattaaaatgaaagctgtttGTAAAAGTTATCTCAAGAACTCTTGAGGTTTCCCTGATAGCAATAATCATTCCTTGTTCTTTCATATGCATCAgagataattaatttttttaacagtCTCATTTAGAGGAGAGAAGATAAATGGAGAGTGAAGAGGGAATTTGGGAGTGACTTGCAAACTTCAGTGACTTCTCCTTGTCTACAGAAGACCGAGCAAGAAATAATTGGCCTAATTTGCTGCAGATTCCAGGGGTAACAGGAGTAATTCTAAAGATGAGAATAGAGAACTGTCAGAATAAGCAGTGTATTTGTATCTCTGTCACCTATATCAGTGGGTACTTGAACAGCAGACACAAAACACTCACCAGAGGTGGGTGAGGTGTGCTCAGTActccagcagagctgggtgaAGGATCAATGATGTGACAGGTCACTGTGAGTTTTTGAAAGGTAGTAGAGCCAAGTGCATCCAAAGGACGTGTTTTCTTGTATCTTAAACTCACATCAGCACTAAAGCAAGTAGCCTCGCttgctttttgaaaattctGTGCAGCCTTAAATGCTGCTTATGTGGTACTTCTGCTGGGTGTCGGTGGAAGCTGCCTTGTGCCATGCAGAGTTaactttttctcctcttgcagGAGTTGGTGTGGATGACATGTTTATCATGATCTCTTCCTGGGAACAAAGCTCAAGCAAGGCAGACAAATCAGACACTAAATCTCGGCTGGCCGAGACTTACAGAGAAGCAGCGCTTTCTGTGACAATCACCACTCTCACAGATGTCTTGGCCTTCTTCATTGGCACCTggacttcttttccttctgtgaggTCGTTCTGCCTCTATACCGGGACCGCCTTTGTCTTCTGCTATGTCTATGTCATTACCTTCTTTGGGGCAGTTATCGCGTTAAATCATAAAAGGGTGAAAGGAAACCAACACTGGTTAACTTGTGTGCAAGTGAAAGTAGGAAAGAAATCCTGCTTGTATAACGCGTGTTGTTTAGGCAGCTGTTCTAGTGAGCCGCCTGAGCCAGAAACCGGTGAGACAGAAAGCGAGCATCCCATGAGCATATTCTTCAAAAAGTATTACGGTCCTTTCTTGACAGGTAAATGGATCAAGCTTCTTGTGGTGTTGCTGTACGGAGCATATTTGGGTGGCAGTATTTATGGATGCACCCAGGTGAAGGAGGGCATAGATCTTCGAAATCTGGCTAGTGATGACTCTTATGTTATTGCATACTATGACGACGATGACAAATACTTTTCAGATTACGGACCCAGGGTCATGGTTGTCGTTACTGACAGCGTAAACTACTGGGATGAGTCTGTTCGTAATGACATTGAGGCTTGCGTACAGGATTTAGAGAACATTAACTATGTAGACAGGAACCTCTCGCTGTCATGGCTGAGAGTATACACAGAAATTGCTGGAAGTGGTTTAATAAACATAAACAGTAAGGATCTTTTCATTAATAACTTACCTGTACTATTCCAGTATTTTCCCAGTTTTGAGTGGGATATTAACAAGACTGCGGAAGGAATAGCAGCTTCTCGTTTCTTCATCCAGACAGTGAATGTCACCTCAGCCGTTGACGAGAAAAATCTGCTAAATCAGTTGAGAGACAGAGCCAAGCAGTGCGTAGTTCCACTCATGGTGTACCATCCAGCATTCATCTACTACGACCAGTACCTGGTAATAGTGCAGAACACCATTCAGAATGTTGTCATCGCTGCTGGGGCGATGCTCGTTGTCTCTCTTGTGCTTATTCCCAGCCCACTGTGTTGCTTGTGGGTGACTTTTGCTATAGCTTCTGTTATCGTTGGTGTTGCTGGTTTCATGACATTTTGGGACATCAGCCTCGACTCCATATCCATGATTAACCTGGTCATTTGCATTGGATTTTCTGTAGATTTTTCTGCGCATATTTCCTATGCCTTTGTTACGAGTGGAGAGTCATCAGCCAATGAAAAGGCAGTAGGAGCTCTGCACCAGCTTGGTTACCCAGTGTTACAAGGAGCAGTATCTACTGTGTTAGGAGTGGTTGTCCTGGCTGCAGCAAAAACCTACATCTTCAGAACGTTTTTTAAGATCATGTTTCTTGTTATATTGTTTGGGGCTCTTCATGGTCTTGTGTTTATTCCAGTATTTCTAACCTTTTTTGGATACTTGGGCAAATCACTCCCCATTACTGGAACTAAAACACCAGACCTTAAATTCTTTAGCAAATCTAGAATTCAGTACGTTAGATTCAGAAGTAATAAAGACTGCCCATAGTGTTAATACAAGATGTTACTTATTTATGCTGTGTAGATTAAACTGCAGTGACTTCCAAAGAATATAAGAAATGAAGGACTGGAAGGATGGAATAATAAATATGACAGAAAGGCAAAGACTTAAGAAAAGCCAGGCATTAAGTCACAAAAGAAGTGAGAGTGCACAGAATGGATTTACATTTTGTAACTTTTTGTGTGCTTGACTTTTTTAACTTTATTGGTGttaaaatttcttttgtaatttaGTTACTGCAACACTCAAAGCCCTTAGAGAAGACAAATTGATGAACATTTTACATTCAGCTGCATCTTTTCAAGAGTAACCAACATGTAGCTTTAAGAAGATTAATGAGTTTCCAAAAGGATATGCTGTTGATAGTTGGCCTTATGTGGACCTCCTGAGTAACCATTGCCGTAGATAGTGTGCCATCAGGAAGGACAGCCCAGAACCATGTAGAAATTAAATTCTTGTCACACGGATTATGTGAATTCCAGGTCTGACAAAGTAATTTTCCATGAGATTGCTGTGCAGTTTTGCTGAGGGCAGCTCAGCAGAGTGTATTcaccagtcccagcactgccaggccaGCCAAGCAGCCCATGCCATCTTCACTGCTGCTGGTTTCAGTAACACAGGGAAGCTGGTGTCCTGGAGAACAGCAAAAGCATCTGACATCTCCCAAAGGAATAAGGAAAGCATGATAGGTGGAAGGGAGATGTGCAAGGCTGAGCAGGTTATCTTATGCTCTTTTCATTTCCAGTGCAGAAAAGCAAGGCTTGTAATTTCAAGTCCTATGCCTTCTGTACATAGACTTCACTTGTGGTTCATTGCCACAGAAGTTCCTCTCTCTTAATTGACATGAAAGGAGCTCTTAAACCTGGTTTAGATTTGGATACCTGTGTTCTTAGTCAAAGGAACACACCAGGCCCAGGCAAAACTTATGGATGAGATCCAGGTTTAAGTCCATCATTTCAGCAGGTTTCACGTATGCTGGGATATATGCCTTGCCTTCTtaccaggtgttcaatcactgtttcaagccatgacttagcatttccactacaaccTCCCAGGTTTCACATCCACATCTCCAGCTCCTGAAAGGTTCTCTGGAGTTGCTTTACATCACCACAGGGGGGCAAGGGagcaaagggaaaggagaagaggagagggCAGGCAGGCTTTGGTTCTGAAACATGTAATGTAATGAAAACCTAAGAGCTGCTGGCTCCAGTCACATCCTGGGCTAAGGTAGCCATCATGCAAAAATGCCTTTCCCAGTCTGCCATGTGGTAATTCTGAAGACTTTGGActcctttttcatttgtgaCCATGCACTGAACCTCCTTGCAATAAACCTgcataaataaatgtgttttgttttgttttgttttgtttagtttctGAAGGGTTTGTGCCACATGCAGCTTGCTGCACAGTTGCTCGGCAAAGTGTCTGGGGATGGAGTGGACTTGGGGGTTCTCATGGGGCAGGGATGAAGATTTTGACAGCGCAAAGACTTTGAGAGTGCTTCCCACTGCAGCACTACACAACCCTCATAGGGTCTGCAGAAACCAAAATAGCCCAGACTTAAAGATAGTGTCAGATGGGCAGCAGGCCTCTTGCAGTGATCTACCCTGCACAGTTGCATAGTAAAAATCCATCAACATCCAGAAAGCACTCACATGCAGGAGGCACTGTTACTGAGAAACAGCTCTGGAAGGAGCCAAGAGGAATCAGGAATCTTACTGCTTTTAAAGTCCTTTCAGCCTTGCCCAAAAATGTCCCAAAGGGAATCATATAATTATGTTTGGaaaaaccactaagatcatctagtccaaccattaaccCAGTTCCACGATACTACTAAGCCATGTCACTTGGTGTGACATCTACCCTTTTGTTGAAAACCTGCAGGGACAGTGGCTCCACCACCTCTGTGTGCTCCACCTCCACtcgggcagcccattccagtatCTTAGCACTCTTTctaagaattttttcctaatatccatccttaacctcctctggtgcaacttgaagccattccctctcaccCTATTGCTGTTATctgtgagaagaggctgaccctcaCTTTGCTACAACTTCATTTCATGTAGTTGCAGAGAAcaaggtcttccctgagcctcctcttcttcagattgaacaattccagctccttcagctgctccccataagcCGTGTGCTGCAGGTCCCTCACAGCttttctgcccttctctggacacactctagggcctcagtgtcttgtACAGAGGGGCCCaaaacacagtactcaaggtgcaggcagcctcaccagtgctgagtataggaggatgatcacctccctgctccgGCTGGCCACATTGTTCCTGAaacaagccaggatgccgttggcctgCTTGGCCACTTGGGCGCAGTGTTGGCTGgtgttcagctggctgtcaacTAAGACACCCGGATCCTTTCCACTgtacagctttccagccactctgctccaGGCCTGTAGCACCGTGTGGGGTtattgtgaccaaagtgcagcaCTCTGCACTTCATCTTGTTGAAGCTCATACAATTGGCCTCAACCCActgatccagcctgtccagatccttctgAAGGGCCTTGTTATCCTCAAGCAGATTGACAGTTCCTCCCAACTGAGTGTCATCTGCAGAGTTCCTGAGGGCATACTCAgtcccctcatccagatcatcagtGAAGATATTAAGCAGGGATAGTTGCAATGCCAACCCTTGTGTGAACCAATTAGTTCCCTTCCCTGGAAGGGAACTTACAGCCCATACCCTCCTCATTCTGCtgactgaaagagaaattatgCTTTTTAGctgctttcagcttttcttccaaGCGCGGCTCTGTGCAATGCCtagttttaaattcagttttccaGTACTAGATGCAAGCAGTGGAACACAACTGGgacatgtaaaaataaaaataaaaaaggtgtTGCCAATTATTTCCAAAAAGCATTcataaaattaacatttcaatGGACAACCAACTTGGAAAGTCATGCAGTTGATTTCTGGCATTTCAGCTGCTCAGttgtgctttctcttctcaATTTGAGGTATTAACAGGAAGTGGAGGAATAATTCCATTGGTTTCCTAGTGGGACAGGCAGCCTGTATTTTCATACACTATCTGAGACATTGTTTCTCCTAAATCTAGCACAGCTTATGTTCATACTGTCCCAAACTCTCCAGCTACTTCTCGTTTACGGGGAGATGCTGAAGACAGGAGGATTCATTTCTTCTAATTCTGCAAAGAGGGTGTTTAAGGAATGCAAATATTGAACAGTTTCCTCAGTGATGCAACAGGACATCCCTGGAAACAAATTTAATTAAGCACAGTTGATTTTTAATCATCAGTCTTCAGAGTAAGCACTCATGTCGACCATTCAACCAAGGTATCATCAACTTGATAAATACAGCAGAATGAATTTTCTTGCTCGATACAGAGCTAAGTGCAGTGAGATTATGAACCAGCTGTTCTGTTTTACCTGACTGCTATTTatagtatataatatataaaatacagtcAATAAAAGTCTTTAAGAAAGGTGAGCTAGAATTATCCAAGCCATTCCTACCACAATCACTTTAACTGTTATCATCATTCTAGTGTTTCTATAGATTTCAATTATTTGTATGCATCTAAGAAGGTGCATTTCAAAATAACTCTCTTTCATCCTGAGTCTACTGCTGTTTGCTGTAATACAGCTTCAGGCAGCAAATTGTTCTCCAAATAACCTCTAAGGCAACTCAAGTCCTTCTTCATTCAAGTTAGTGGGAACTGACACAGCAACTATAGCActgcttcttttccaaaagaaaatacaaatgaaatgtGGATTTGAGCTATTTCCAAAGAAGCAGATTCATTCTGTTGAATCTAGTCTGTGTGGTTGTTGCGATCTaagctggcagcagctgagcaccacacagccctTCACTCACCCCCACCTtccagtgggatggggaagagaatcGGAAAAGAAGTATAAGTtgtaggttgagataaaaactatttgctaaggcagaaaaggaagaaagaaataaaagtaatgataattatatatatacatatacaccAAAACAAGTGATACACAGCTCAATTGCTTATTACCTGCCAAATGGTGCCCAGCCAGTCCCAGAACAGCAGCTACCCCCGCCAATTCCAAATAGTTTTATAGTTTCTTCATATTGTCCTATGGTATGAAATATCCCATTGCCTAGTTCAGATCAGCTGTCCTTGTTCCATTCCCTCTCAGCTCCTTTGGCCCCCAGCTCTTCACTGGCAGGACAGcatgagaagctgagaaactgaaatgtccttggctccattcagcactgctcagcaacagctaaaatATCAGTGTGCtataaacattgtttttttcctaaaggcgaaacatagcatcatactgAACACTATGAAAAATAACTCTGTTCCAGCTGAAACTAGACAGTGGTCCTGGCTACAAAGGGAATCTGAATTGTCCC
This window encodes:
- the LOC104916558 gene encoding LOW QUALITY PROTEIN: patched domain-containing protein 3-like (The sequence of the model RefSeq protein was modified relative to this genomic sequence to represent the inferred CDS: deleted 2 bases in 1 codon), producing the protein VYYLREDGGAAGESRAWLETFLRDFPAKLRELNLKAVEVTYFTSLSRQEEFEGNPRALIPLFSITYFLTITFSIVSCLRLSCVRNNVWLACCGVLSSGLAVLSSFGLLMYCGVPFVATVATAPFLILGVGVDDMFIMISSWEQSSSKADKSDTKSRLAETYREAALSVTITTLTDVLAFFIGTWTSFPSVRSFCLYTGTAFVFCYVYVITFFGAVIALNHKRVKGNQHWLTCVQVKVGKKSCLYNACCLGSCSSEPPEPETGETESEHPMSIFFKKYYGPFLTGKWIKLLVVLLYGAYLGGSIYGCTQVKEGIDLRNLASDDSYVIAYYDDDDKYFSDYGPRVMVVVTDSVNYWDESVRNDIEACVQDLENINYVDRNLSLSWLRVYTEIAGSGLININSKDLFINNLPVLFQYFPSFEWDINKTAEGIAASRFFIQTVNVTSAVDEKNLLNQLRDRAKQCVVPLMVYHPAFIYYDQYLVIVQNTIQNVVIAAGAMLVVSLVLIPSPLCCLWVTFAIASVIVGVAGFMTFWDISLDSISMINLVICIGFSVDFSAHISYAFVTSGESSANEKAVGALHQLGYPVLQGAVSTVLGVVVLAAAKTYIFRTFFKIMFLVILFGALHGLVFIPVFLTFFGYLGKSLPITGTKTPDLKFFSKSRIQYVRFRSNKDCP